ATACTTGATTACTTTATTTTAGTCCATTTTGTTCGCTCATacaagatttcttcacaataCAAGGCATAATGACCCATTCTCACAATAATGGGTAGCcattcatatttatatttcaCCCATAGCATTCTTTCTCCTTCATTAACAATAGTTTTGCATCTTAGAGATGCTAGCAAGTCCACTTCAACATTCACTCTCCCTATTTTATGGGGGTCTGCCTCCTTTAGCATCTAAACTTCTTCCAACACCCTCCCAATCTTCTCAGAATCAAAATATACATCTTCCAACACCCATCCCGGAGGTATTCCTACCATTTAAACCCAAATTGCACATTTTGTGAAATCATAATAATGCTTGGGTATATCAGCCACACACCGATTCAACACTAATAAATTACTTGCGAAGGACCAAGGTCCATGATTtaaatctctttctttcttaGCCTTTGAATCAAACAAAAAGGAGTAAAAACTTGGCTCTTTCTAACCCAAACAAGGAATATACACGGTTCATGTGCAAACAAGGACAAAAAATATTGGAAACTTAAATACTAAATTTCGAGTGttgatgattttcaattttgaaaataaaaaaaattatccaataatAACTTGAAATTGAGCACTTTGAGTATTATTAATATATCTTTAATGAAATTGAgatcaaatataaattttaaccATATAATTGAAAAGATTCTACATGCCATCAGTTACCTTTTCTAATTAATGAATTAAGTAATATATTCCTTACTTGCCCTATTATGTGATTACTTAAGTTAATCTGCGTTTTAAAGTCAATCATAGTTGTAATTTTCAAACAAGTTTAGTATTACTAattgactatttttttaattttagccCTTAATTagattatcaaacaaattaaatatgcTATATGTTTCGAATAGGATTCAGCTTCTAACAAAATAACTTTTGGGACATGCCAATGTTTTAGTTTGAATAAGAAAAATCTTCCTCTATTTCTCTAAACAAAGTGAGCTGGTTCGAACTGGGATCGCGGAGTCGGGCTAATTTGTTTCCAAGGCCCATCCACTAACAAaagagacattttttttttattggtccgatttcttatttgataaaattggaaaagtaaatattggaaatttcaAGTAAATGATAGTTACAATTGTCAAACAAGCCTAGTCTCACTAactgactattttttttttttttaaattttagcacttaattggatcatcaaatgaaggaagtaTGCTATAAGTTTTGAATAAGGGCGAACTTCTAACAATATGCCATTGCCAGACCCACTCAATATCGATTTTCAAACTTATCTATCCCGTGAGGGCCTAGATGGATTCAAGCTGTTAAGTACATGATCAGATTTGTTCTTAATCAAGAAAGCACATAAATAAGCTCTTGAAAGCCCCTCTAATAATTGATCAAAGGACAACGTGATAACTGATTTAATTAGTAATATGACAAGACAATCATTCAAATGGGATGTCGTGATTGAAATGCAAGTCACATAAAGTaaattgaacaatttttgtCATCTACTAGTGAGTCATACCATTATCTCACAAATTAATTGAACGTTTCGGTTGGCTTTTCTAGCATAAAAGGATTAAACTCTCAAATTACGGTTATGAAATAACAAATGAAGACTGCTTTTGAAAATACTGTTTTTAAAAGACTCATCCTTCTCAGCCTACGCCAGATTTTTACAAACTCATTGAGTTGCTGCGTCCTCACCCCAATGATTTTCCCCTTTACGTTGAATTGTGTTATTGCATCGGAGCGGGCATGTACTTAGCCAGCACttagaaaatattattgaaaaaatagtCAGTCCCTAAAGAAATGAACATAACAGTAGTTCGTTGAAACAGGGTCTTGTTTAAGCTTTTCAAGGTACTTTCGAGTGCTTAAGCTGCTTTTAAAAGCATTCCCAAATGCACCGGAAATACTTCAACAAAGGCAGGTTGTAGGAAAGGCGCAACGGTAGCTCACCACAAGACTGAGCTACTTATTAGATACTTCACCAAAACGTTAAAAGGAGAAGATAAGTGGAATTACTCTGCTGCATGAAATGTTTTAAGTACAAGCTTGCTGCATTCAAATACTCTGGAAAAGCAGGAAGACAATAAAAGTTTCATCAGTGTGTTTTCCAACAACTTGTACGATTGATTCACTGGCCAAAAAAATCTCTTACGATTATGTGCTTCATTACAGACAAAGGCAAATGAGAACCGAGCACGAAACACCAATACTGCCTCCTCGCGGAAGAATATATCCGATAGGGGTTTGGAGGGATGAACAAGTATATCATAGTAAAATAAGTCCACTTATCTTCTCCTTTTAACGTTTTGAGCCAACTATGccacaaaaaatagaaaaaccataaggaaaaaaatcaatacaaaaaatattttgatcatCAGCCACCTATTTGATGATATGCTGTTAAGGTACTTCAGCAAGGCCCCTTGTGCACCCTCTACATTTGTGAGCGTGTCATCCATATTTTCGTCAAtcctaaaagaaacaaaaaaggaagcgTAAAATGCCCATCGAAACAATGCCATaatgaaaatttccaataaCAGCATTTCATTTCCATATAATAGAAATCCTGACTGGCATTCCACTCTCATGGTGGAAGCAGGACAACAAGAATAGTTGAATAGCAAGATAAACTAACTTCTAAATTTAACACTCCTACAACATTTAGTAAAGTTTACATCACCAGATTAAACTATATGTAGGCCATTGTACATGTGCATTTGCAGGTGGTTCATTTCACAAACGAATTTCGAAGTTTCTTAGCACGACTCATTCATCAACTAGCCCCAATGATTCTGTCGGGATTCGGCATATCATCACATCAAATAATGTCACGTCTCATTTAACCATTTACTTGTTTCGATGAAGTATCTTGATAATGTTAAATTTCATTGGGAAAGACCTGATTCacaatacataaaaataaaactccCTAGCAATCCTAGAAGATACCCTATGCAGAAGATAACATCTACTTCTGGCACATGAACTTTCCCAACTAGCCGTCATGGTATCGGTAGCTAGTATGCAACCTAAACCGTGACAAACAGAAAGGAGATGAACAATGGTGATCAGAACTATCCGAGATGAAGCTAGAACCATTCAGTGCTGGAGTGCTCTCTAAAAAACTATTCCAGTATTCACTATAAAAGCAAATTTCATTTGCATTAAGGTTCTGCGAGGCATTTAATATGTCATAACTTAATtcatgagaaaaaaaggagaacgaACAAAAAAATGCAGAAAGATTAGAGTCTAATGAACCAGACTAACGTTGTTATACCAAAACACAATGTGGTTACTGAGAAATAATTAAAACAGCTAGCATGGGAGATACTCTAGACAGGAAAAACACCTGATTGCAATCTCTCCCTGCTGAGAAACCAGGGTTGCCAGCTGATTAAAGATACTGCTCAACTCATGAATGGTAGATTCTACATTTTGAAGGGCCTCAGCTCTGCTCTGCATGTAAGTATCCTGCAAAGGAACCATTTGCTGTTGTTGCTGTTGATTTTGCTGCAGCAAAGGCTGACTCTCCCCATCTCCCTGCTTTCTGAGGAAGAATTACACGTGACATTAAAGGGCATATCAGCAAATGCATCATATACATGTAGCTAATTCCCCCTACCAAAATTGTATAAAATTGCACAACGAGCAATGCCAACAATCTCTTgaccggaaaaaaaaagtcaaacagAGTCTGAGGTTGAAATGCACAAATTGGTTCCTCACATTATAATTAATTTGACACGTTCtgcattttcaatttcttctcagAAGAGAATGGAAATTCACTAAGAAGTTTGGTTATTTACACAaagattgataaaaagttgACATTAAAGAAATCATGACTACCcaacaaattcaaaatgcaGATAAAATTATTTAGTTCATAATGGTGCAGGAAACAAAGCAATGCGGCCACTTGTAGCCCCTATGTCACCACATCCACATATCATGTTAATGGTTATTGCTGCGCTAGGGGCATCGCACCGGCCCCAGAGACTAGGTACTTGTCATCCAATTAGCAGAGATGGATTCCAATCATAAGAGAGCTCCAGTATACTGTGTCCAATTACAAGGTGAGCGAGAGgagcaaaagtgaaaaattgatctttagCATGAAGGACAATTGAGAACATCCTTTGCATATATCTTGGATACAGTTCAGGGTTAATGGTTTATGATTCCAGGTATAAAATTGACGAGAATACAGAGGAATGCATGAGATCAGTCTTTCAACCAtcattatcaaatcaaagcaaaagtTACATTGACCTTCCATCTTAAAATTTCACAACTGCATATTTTCCTCTATACTTTACTTCCATCCAAAAGGATATCTTTCTCCATTGTCTTTTCCTCCAACTTTACTCccctttatttccttttctcatcACTTGTTTTCAAAGACGTAATGGTAATGACAGATAAAGTCCAAGTCTATGACTATTTACCAATGATGAGTGATacataacaatctcccactaaGTTTGACATTATCATTAACAATTTAACTCAATCTCCCAATAAGCATGTGAAGACCTTCTCTACATAATATCAAACATGAACTGTAGccaaagaagtaaaaaaaataaattggatataTGCAAATCAAAGACTAGTCTTATGGAGGAAATTATACAGGAATCAACGCTGATATTCTctgaagataacaaaataattcTTCTGATGGCTTTGTAGGTGGAGGTTTCTCTCCTGAATACATTGCAGCTCCAGTTCAAATAGATGGACAAGATTGTAGCAGCCCAATTCTAGAAAGAGTTTCAAATGACAAGCAATTCGACTCAACAGCAGGTCATGGGGTTTCTGATGTGATCAACAGCTTCAATCTCAAAGAACCACACAGTTTGAGTGCAATTTAGATGCAATATCAATCATACAAAACAATCACAGTTTTTTCTAAGAAAACATCTTCACTGCAGCTGTCCAAAGATAGGAAGAAGTTCATGCAAGAGTACCATATGAGTAATTCAGAACTCCTAACAAACGTTCGGTCTGAAAGACGTAAGTGGAAAGCAGTTTGGAATGGTAGCTAGCAAACAACAGTGCAAAAGAATAAAGATTTTACCCGGGAAAAGACGgggatgacgacgacgacgaagatGACGACCCATTAGCCCATGGGGGAGGCGGAGCTGCTGAGGCATTAGCAGCTGATCTGGTAGCCAGTGGTCGTTGACGAACAAAAGGATTGACGGTTTCCTTGGAAGCAGTGGAAGAAAACAACTGTCTCCTATTTTCATGTACCTTCAAGTTCTACACATAAACAACAGAATATGGTTACGACTAAACGCAATGTGATTTTCCAAGACACGTGACTCATCAACTTAATTGAGTTCAGCAATAGCAAAACAAAATTAGGTCACTCTATGAACTAGGGAAGCATTCCACATATGAAATTCCAGCAAATGCTAGAGTTACCTCTGTTCGCATGGTTAGAACTTCTTTGAACTCTTTTGTAGCGCTCATCAATCGATTTTTCAGGTCGTCTACAACTGTGGTTGAATGACTAGTCGTGTCACTGGAGACAACACCCTCATTCCGGGAATTGCTAAGGAACTGAAGATCTACCACAGCAGAGTTGAGAGCAGTAATATCCTGCTTGATGACTGCGGTAAGCTCCTGAATTTCCATAGTTGGATCGTCAAAAACCGAGGTTCTCTTTGCCACTGCAACAGAAATGTAGTTAATCGGTCATCTAGAGAAATCTTAGTGGGGCAACTATCTATAATGCAAAACCACAACCCATGCAAACTGTCACACCTCTGAGGTCACTCTAAACAATGCCAAATGTAACAATGCTACTTAGAAAGGACCAAAATATGCTTTGCCTAAACATAAATGGGACATGTAATTATAACTGCAGATGAAGCAGCTGCTAGTTCTGAACAATTTGGATGCTTACATTTCGCCAACTTTGCAAGCTTCTGGGACGTCTGATGTATCCCAAACCCAATTTTCGAAGCCCTCCGATTGAACTCGGATTGAAGAGCAACTCCAGATCGCTGTTCTTCTGTCTTGGAACTGCTGCTCGGTCCATTTGGTCCCGGCCCAGAAGAAACCGACTTCTTCAATCTCTCTGCTATACTCTGAAACTCCTGCGTCCGATCCCGAAAAGACGATTGGGCTGTCTTTACcggcattttttaaaatttcgacTCTGGTCTTGGAGACCTACTGAAACATAACCACTgcaacacaaaatttcaaaggatCCCATCAGATCTGCACGCATCATCAGCTCAGCAGCAAATGCAAGTAAACAGCAATGCCCCAACCATCCAACCCCAACAGAGACCTAAACGAGACTACAAGAAATTCCCAGATCCGGATCGAATTGCACCACTAACCGCACGAAAATCACCGTTTCGGACTCCCATTTTCGCTCCCGAGATCAAACCCGCACTCACACGGACCTCAATGCAAATCGAAGATTTCTACAGttaaacgacaaaaaaaaaaaaaaaaactccgaTCCCAGAGACAGAATTCCATCACTCCTTGCTCCCTTACAAGGCAATACGAATGCCGACCGAACAAGAACCGCGGCGTCGACGGATTAGAGAGGTGCTTACCTCCGAATCGAAGGATCGATCCAGGCGAAGAACCGCGAGATCCGAGCCCTAGGGAAGGCTCCGAAGCGCTCCGCGCGACGAGACGCGACGGAATCTGGGGAGGCCTTGATCGATCGAGGGGCGGAGGCCGCGGGGGATTCAAGAGATCCGGAGGCGGAAGGAGGTCGGAAGTCGCCGCCGCGACGTGGCGTTTCTCGGCGGTGGCGGGATGCGCGGATCGTCGGTGCgacgagagagaaaagaggaaaagtacGAAATCCGAAGATTTTAATTTTGGAGTCGCGACGTCCTAATTCTATTTGTTTTTGTCCATGAATGAATTTGTGGGCAAAACCGCAATACCAAAGTGGGTCCCCACAGGTCCACACGAGGTCCATCAGTTTTTAGATGTTTATGTTTTGGATTGACGTAGATCCTAAACTACTATATTTATCGTAAATTTATTATTCAttgatttatattaaattagattaataatacgaaaatcataaatttgtaCATCTATGGCAAATGGAGAGGTGCTCGTTAAATGTCATGTGTTATTCAACTAAAAAATTTGAccgtaaaatttaatgaaaactaacgaaaaaacaaatttagagtttttgatgattataaaattgattttggataaatttgtcatcatTCTACTGGTCAGGAGTTTTTATGAGATTAAACcctatattttatttcttttggagaaatttagatattttcatgttgaaacatagatttgtttgaaaaatattttaaaataatatctcaaaactaaaaaaattacttcGAACAAATCTACATACAGGAGGGGAAAAAACCATGATTAACACAGTACATATAAATTATACTTATGATGGTTGCAATAGTTGCTTGAAAGTAACAATGTTCAATCGGTATCCAATCAAGTAAGCGATCTAATGAAAATGGCATATCGATGGGGATTTAATTTCGGTCAGACGTAACGTACGCTACTTGTTGTATCCGGCTCTTAATTTTGTCTAGTGATGCCCAATTTGAAGTCTTCGAGGAGCGACGATGACCTtgttaaaaagaaggaaagttgGGCAGGTCCGATTTTTTATTCGACATTCGACCGATCGCGTTCAAATAGTGAAAAGCCATGGTTAGCGACAGGTTTTCACTCTCTATGCCAAATGACGAAACTAGCTCGCTAATTCACTCgagatgatttttatttttattttttgggaccACAAATTCACTTACgattagtttataattttttaagtaaatgaaaattgaagagaCTAAATGAAGGCATATATCTCTCTCAAAATAGTTAGTTTATATTTCTACTTCGGAGACTAATTTCTGAGTAAATAACGTGTTTagtaacgatacaaaatttttatttttgaaaaagaaaaagaatagaaatgctaatttttttttgtatttattcatttttctttttgctcacGTATCGCCAACCATCATCGGCCGCCGCATGACCACCACCTCCGTTGCCCGATCGCGATCGTCGACCATTAATCGCCAACCGCCGCCCACGGCCCACCGACTACCGTCCCCTCCTATGGATGCCGTCCCCTAACGGCCGCCTCGTCCATAGGAGGGGATGGCGATCGGTGGTTAGGTGGCGGTTGTGCGGTGATGGGCGGTGGTCAACGGCGGCGAGTTGCCGACGGTCGTGCGGCAGGCTGCGCCGGTCGATGGCGGTTGTTGACGACAAACTGCGGTGGTCGGGCGATGGTTGGTGGCAATTGTCGGGCAATGGGGAGGCCGGTGGGTTGTGGGCGGCGCGATGACGATAGTCGCGGTTAGGTGACGGCAACCGGCGGTCGATTGATGATGGCGCGGGCGACCAAAGGTGGCTTGCAATTGGTAGGGGCGGTGGTGGCTGcaataaggaagaagaataaaagaaaaatataaaagaaaaaaattgacttatttttaaaaattgttcccgagaataagaagttactttttttttttcttgtttctattctaaatcaatttcttggctacttttctattccgggaaataaaaaaaataagttaacTTTAGCAAACGGatttctgtgtttttttttttttgtttcgaggaataaaaaaatagagatttggagaaaataaaaatatgtaggCCCTAATAGTGCCATGTCATTTCAATCAACATGTGAGCTTCACCCAAAACAACGATGCAGACATAAAACCCccgtaaaaagaagaaattggacTTGAAAAGCGGGATTGTCATCACAAATCTAGGATTTCTTGGGAGAGAGGGTTTTGAGCATAGCGGAGTGTGGAAGCGAGTCGTCGATGGAAGATTAGATGAGAGAGCAGAGCGATTGACGAGAGAGCAAAGCGATTGCTTCTTGAACGCGAGTGGGGAGGGAAGGAGAAAGCTGAGCCTCTGGAGAGAGCGCGATTCGAGAAGAAAGAGGTTGGGAGGAAGAGGCATGGAATAGAGACAGAGGCCATCGTTGGGAGGGAGGGAGTGTTGTCAGAGAGAGTGTGGTCGTCGTAAAAAAGAGTGCAATTTGATAGAGAATGTCGTAGCGTCAGCAAGGAGGGGAGAGtgtgagaagagagaggaaagagaaatgacGCGCTGAGTAATGACGCATTGAGTAAAGATAGAGAGAATTGGCGCGGCACCAatatctaatattttcttcaaattgaacctaagcaaattcttaaaagatttcatcttaaatttggaattttcgGGATGTAAAATAACAAGATAATATCCCCACGGGGCTCTCCGGCCACAAAACCCTCGAAAGGGGGTTTTGGAACCCACCCTGATCCTCACGATGCTTTCCTTAGGTAACTAATCCCGAGCGTGGTATAAGGAAATGAAGGGTCTTCCCCCTCTGAAAGGGACTAGGGAAGACGTGGACAGATAACCATAACGGAATATGCAAAGTCAACACTTGCATGTGGGGTTTGAACCGAAACGCCCTGTGGCGGCTGAGTCAACTGCGGCGGCAACGCTGTCGACTGCCCTGCGAGGGCGACGATTGTTGCGACGGCTGTAGCGGAGATTGCCGGACGTTGAAATCATGTACGGCTCCTGTGCTCGAGACCTGCGGCTGTGACGACGCGGACCCTGATTTGGAGTGTAGGCTCTGAGGCTGCGCCCATCGCAGCTGCGTGGCCGGCCTCGGTGATGTTGGCTGCGAGGGGCGGTGATCGTTGCGACGGCCATCCCCATTGCTGTGCGTTGAAATTACGTACCGCTCCTGTGCTTGAGACTCGTGATGTCTGCGACGACGTCGACCCTGATCCCGAGCGCAGGCTCTGAGTCTGCAGCCGTGACGACTGTGTCTGCGACGGCCATGGATGTATGTCCATATCACGAATCGCCCCTGTGCTCGACGGTCGTGACGAAGGCGACGAGGCGGACCTCAAATGCGACCCCGGGCTTTGTGCGTATGCTGGTGGTCGCGATGCCCATTTGGCGAGTTAATATGCAGTGCTCGAGCACTGCGGTTCTCTTCCGTTGTGTGCTACCGTGGACCACTGCGACGGTGATGATGACCCGGTTGCCGAGTGCAAGCAACTCTGTCTTGACCACAGCGGCGACGGCGTGGACCTTGGTGGGGACGAGAGATTTTGCGACGGCGGTGACTGTTGTGGCCACGAGCATGGCTGCGTCGAACGCCTACTTACCTCCATGTCCCTCTTCACGATTCCGTCCATTACGACAGCTAACGCCAGCAGAACCACGGCCGCGATCATCgtaatctctccctctctccttcggATACTCGGCAAGAAATCGGCAAGCGCATGCATTATGAATATTTCGTACGATTACTTCACTCTTACGCTttcaaattgcttgaagaaTTACTGTCAGAAGGGTGTTTTCATCAATTGTACGGTCAACTAGCAGTTGGGCTGCCCCcgtataaaagaaaaggaagaacggCTAGCCTGCAGGTCAACGCATTACTTAGGAGATAGAAGCCATGGAAACAGCTCCGGCTTAAGCTATCTGTGCTTCTCTGATGTTCAATAGAATGCTGGAAAAAACATTCCTCCGATCGAGAGGAAATAGTGGCTTTATATACCTTCTTCGACAGGAAAGTCGTCGGTAATTTTCATACACGAAGATGCGATTAACTTAACTCAATCTGTTTGCCTTGCCGAGGAAACGTTTCGGGTGGCAGGCCAGCAAAATTCGTTTTCTGCTGATGAGGTAGTTCGGTTGGGCGATCCTGATGTATTGGATCCAGTTGATTGATAATGTCTGACGATCTTTGCCCTGTCATTCCAAGCAAAATGCATTCATGGACTCGCATATCTACTTGGAAAAAAAGAGTTGAGTACGAAAGAATGAGGCGATCCAACACGAGCCTTTGTACATGAACAGATTCTGCAGATAAGGCTGATAATCTTGGCCGAGCTAACTGGCCCGAAGAGAGACGTCTATTATGAACTGACAATCATGTTAAGGACAACAACGGAATAAACTGCAGTACACGTAGCAGGGATGAGTTTCGCAGTTACTGCCGATACAAACTTACCGGGACTAATGGAAGCAGCGAATCATCGAAACAAGAGAAACGCAATAGCTACTGCCTTCTTGCATTCGAAATGAATCTCCTATCCAGTAGCCAGCCAAATCGCCACGTGCCCTCCCTCATAATTATGGAATTGAGTTCCGCCTGGCGAGTTTACCATCGcctcttaaaaaaaaagggtgaaaTCTGTCGACCACGACTCCTCCCCATTGCTGCAAAATTTAAACACCATTATGCTCCTGCTCAGACAATTCCAACTGCAACAATTTCAATAATCTAAGTAAAGATAATAGACAACAGCAATTTAAAGAGGCACAGTACTTGTTCGATCACATAAGGTTATTTATACTGCAGGGAAACGGTTTCAGAGCTAACCCTAGTTCTAAAAATTCCCCCccttctcaaaaaaaaaaaaaaaaaaaactgcatgaGTATTGCTGAGCGAAGAATACGACTTAAAAATGACCTTATGTTTCTTAAAAGGCCAAAATCTGAGGTTCCAAATTAGATTAATTCATCTCCAAGCAGTCAATTTGCAGTAGCTCAGAGAGTCTTACCACTGCGGAACAGGATCATCACCAAGTTACCACCCTTCAACAATAGTCAGGCATGAAGTTCCACAGCTGTCCACGTCTTTCTGGAAGCCTAGCGGAGGATGATTACACTGGAGCGAAATTTTGGCAGAGCCTGAAGCTTCTTGCAGTATCGTAAATCAACCATTTGGAGATTTAAGAGGCAACAAACGCTCTCAGGCAAGTGGGGAATTTGGGTATAGGACAGTTTTAGGACTCTCAAAGAGGCTAATCCCGCAAAATCAGAGTCCATCTGAATCTCCAAATTCCGGCAGAGAGAAAAATCTATCTCTTCCAACTTTGGCAGATATTGTATTGCTTCAGGAATTTCTTTTATGTGCGTACCTTCCATCTTCAGcactttcaaattttccaaatgcTTGACTGAATAAGGCAATTCATCAACTCCCGTGTTAGACAGGTCCATAAACTGCAGATCCTTGAGCTTTCCAATGGATCGTGGAATTTCAGTTAATTTCTGACAGTTCCTTAAAGATAGGCGTTGGAGTTTCTCCAGTGACCCGATGGAAACTGGAAGGGTCTTTATAGCAGCTCCATCCAGTGCAAGATTAGAGAGAGATCGTAAGTGATCAATCTCATATATTTGTTCTAACCTTTCACACTTGCAAGCACTAAGAGTCTCAAGTTGCTCCATAGAATCCTTTTGGAACTGAATCTTATCAATAAAAGTCCCATCGATCACAAGCTCTTTTAAAGCCGTCATGAAACCCAGATCTGGCAGCTGGTCCACATTACAAGACTTCATATTTATGGAAACTAAGCTGCCTAGGTTTTTAAAGGATGGGCCAATCAAATATAATTTGGAACAAGATTCCAGAATCAATCTTTCTAGTTTGATTGGAGCAGGGAATTTTGGAGATTCTAGTAACTCAAGACAACCTGTCAGgttcaaaactttcaatttattcgCCTTCTGCAAATCAATgagacaataaaaaataatgagttCTTGAAAATCGTAGGATCGGCAAGATAAAAGTAAATGTAATCTCTACCTCTCCGATCAGCTCCCAACCTCTCCAACCTTGATTTACCCGGCTCCATGACAGATCAAGAATGATCAAGTTTTCAACATTGAAATAGGGAAGTCCCGGGGTCTTTTCAGGGCACATTTGCCAATCCAACCATCTTAAGTTTGCAAGAAGATTCTGAAGATTGCCTTCAATATATGCAGAGTCAAGTTTAAGGAACCTTAAATTCCAGAGAGGATAGAATGCTTCACAAGATAAACACGCATCAGTTCCATAATCAAACATGAGTTCAAGTGCTTGAACTTTTTCAGTGCCCTGTGAATTAAACAAAAGTTAGCTGGATGAGAAAACCATCAAGAAAACGTAGAAAATGATCATTGTCTAAGttaaaatgaatgattaaaagacaaataaataGAGAAAGGCATCAACATTGTCCACTCGAGGAATCATTTGTTGTCCTTGCATTTACCTTCCTTTCCTTTAGTGTGGCTAATGCTTCCTCGTGATTCCACAACCTGCTTCGCCTGAAAGGCTCTTCGGGGTTCTCCTTCCGTACTAATTCCCTACCAAAGTTTCTtaattggtcatgcatccacAGCTC
This genomic stretch from Eucalyptus grandis isolate ANBG69807.140 chromosome 3, ASM1654582v1, whole genome shotgun sequence harbors:
- the LOC104437732 gene encoding syntaxin-32-like; the protein is MPVKTAQSSFRDRTQEFQSIAERLKKSVSSGPGPNGPSSSSKTEEQRSGVALQSEFNRRASKIGFGIHQTSQKLAKLAKLAKRTSVFDDPTMEIQELTAVIKQDITALNSAVVDLQFLSNSRNEGVVSSDTTSHSTTVVDDLKNRLMSATKEFKEVLTMRTENLKVHENRRQLFSSTASKETVNPFVRQRPLATRSAANASAAPPPPWANGSSSSSSSSSPSFPGKQGDGESQPLLQQNQQQQQQMVPLQDTYMQSRAEALQNVESTIHELSSIFNQLATLVSQQGEIAIRIDENMDDTLTNVEGAQGALLKYLNSISSNRWLMIKIFFVLIFFLMVFLFFVA